A stretch of the Actinoalloteichus fjordicus genome encodes the following:
- a CDS encoding DUF4185 domain-containing protein, translating to MPRRPEPAPRPSTIGRRDVLRGAALTAASMVLTSTGAAAATAAPTTVPGWDAAVPWQRVFPARAVALLAGQGADDVNQTRDRFAVHATDLGVMWRDGRGRVAIAFGDTYGPGWGGNGAGPHTADWRCNVLAHASNPSLADGLRIDSMITDRPGHAAQILARDTSVAEETVIPTAGIAVGSRDVLHYMSVRHWGAAGTWVTNYAGLAYSDDGGQTWAKPVNNRWSATGGGARFQLGAFAADGDTVYLFGTPQGRFGDVVLARVATDRLLDPASYQYWTAQGWDRTGLDRTVPVLAGPVGELSVLYNEHLRRWVALYLDESRAAIVARTAPAPNGPWTGGRIVAHGQDFGGLYGAFLHPASTGRELYFAMSQWTPYHVRLMSLSADELPVESNLVQDGGFEDRPPGAGVGPWRVNGRGGVDQGLGYARSGENNGWIRADAGWNDLFQKVAVRPGARHRLTGWVRSSAATDGGYLGVRRPDGGGTIAEAPFGHVADYAPLTVEFTADEAGEAEVFCGGWAGSGGEVWIQLDDVVLEPLD from the coding sequence GTGCCACGAAGACCTGAGCCCGCACCCCGGCCTTCGACGATCGGACGACGCGACGTGCTTCGCGGCGCCGCGTTGACCGCCGCCTCGATGGTGCTGACCTCGACCGGCGCGGCGGCCGCCACCGCCGCGCCCACCACCGTTCCCGGCTGGGACGCCGCCGTTCCGTGGCAGCGTGTCTTCCCGGCCCGAGCAGTGGCCCTGCTCGCCGGGCAGGGTGCCGACGACGTCAATCAGACGCGGGACCGCTTCGCCGTGCACGCCACCGACCTCGGCGTGATGTGGCGCGACGGCCGAGGCCGGGTCGCGATCGCCTTCGGCGACACCTACGGGCCCGGGTGGGGCGGCAACGGTGCGGGCCCGCATACCGCCGACTGGCGCTGCAACGTCCTCGCCCACGCCTCGAACCCGAGCCTCGCCGACGGCCTGCGCATCGACTCGATGATCACCGATCGGCCGGGCCACGCTGCCCAGATCCTCGCCCGTGACACCAGCGTCGCCGAGGAGACGGTGATCCCCACGGCGGGCATCGCCGTCGGCTCCCGGGACGTCCTGCACTACATGTCCGTCCGCCACTGGGGAGCGGCGGGCACCTGGGTCACCAACTACGCCGGACTCGCCTATTCCGACGACGGCGGCCAGACCTGGGCGAAGCCGGTGAACAACCGCTGGTCCGCCACCGGCGGCGGGGCGAGGTTCCAGCTCGGCGCGTTCGCCGCCGACGGCGACACCGTCTACCTGTTCGGCACGCCGCAGGGCCGGTTCGGCGACGTCGTACTGGCGAGGGTCGCCACGGATCGCCTGCTCGATCCGGCGAGCTACCAGTACTGGACCGCTCAGGGCTGGGACCGCACGGGACTGGACCGGACGGTGCCGGTGCTGGCGGGCCCGGTCGGCGAACTCTCCGTGCTCTACAACGAACATCTTCGCCGCTGGGTCGCGCTGTACCTGGACGAGAGCCGCGCGGCGATCGTGGCGCGGACCGCGCCCGCGCCGAACGGCCCGTGGACGGGCGGGCGGATCGTCGCCCATGGGCAGGACTTCGGCGGCCTCTACGGCGCGTTCCTCCATCCCGCCAGCACGGGCCGTGAACTGTACTTCGCCATGTCCCAGTGGACCCCGTACCACGTGCGGCTGATGAGCCTCTCCGCCGACGAGCTGCCGGTCGAGTCGAACCTCGTGCAGGACGGCGGATTCGAGGATCGACCGCCGGGAGCGGGGGTCGGTCCGTGGCGGGTGAACGGACGAGGCGGCGTGGACCAGGGGCTGGGATACGCCCGTTCCGGCGAGAACAACGGCTGGATTCGGGCCGACGCGGGGTGGAACGACCTCTTTCAGAAGGTCGCGGTCCGACCCGGCGCCCGCCATCGGCTGACCGGCTGGGTGCGTAGTTCGGCCGCCACCGACGGCGGCTACTTAGGCGTCCGCCGTCCCGACGGCGGCGGCACGATCGCCGAGGCGCCCTTCGGGCATGTCGCCGACTACGCCCCGCTGACGGTGGAGTTCACCGCCGACGAGGCAGGCGAGGCCGAGGTGTTCTGCGGCGGATGGGCCGGTTCGGGCGGCGAGGTCTGGATCCAGCTCGACGACGTCGTCCTCGAGCCGCTCGACTAG
- a CDS encoding TetR/AcrR family transcriptional regulator yields MSSPARRPPDPGRRDRIIEAALDVIAERGVAGTTHRRIAAAAGVPLGSMSYYFTGMDEVLFEAFTQLTRSMSRRYRRLLVEARTREQAGAAVVEIIAGTAYGTPREQRLTLELYAYTSRRPQLIEVMRDWMAASRASLSTHFSERTARALDALVEGLTIHDSMDSTPMRRSDVAAIVEAIIRLDDETM; encoded by the coding sequence GTGTCCAGTCCCGCGCGTCGCCCGCCCGACCCGGGACGTCGTGATCGGATCATCGAGGCGGCCCTCGACGTCATCGCCGAGCGCGGGGTGGCGGGCACGACGCACCGCAGGATCGCGGCGGCGGCCGGAGTCCCGCTCGGCTCGATGAGCTACTACTTCACCGGGATGGACGAGGTCCTGTTCGAGGCCTTCACTCAGCTGACCCGTTCGATGTCCCGTCGCTACCGCCGCCTGCTGGTCGAGGCGCGGACCCGCGAGCAGGCAGGCGCCGCCGTCGTCGAGATCATCGCCGGGACCGCGTACGGGACGCCCCGGGAACAGCGGCTCACCCTGGAGCTCTACGCGTACACCTCGCGACGGCCGCAGCTGATCGAGGTGATGCGGGACTGGATGGCGGCCAGCCGCGCCAGCCTGAGCACGCACTTCTCCGAACGCACGGCCCGTGCCCTCGACGCACTCGTCGAGGGCCTGACCATCCACGACTCGATGGACTCCACGCCGATGCGCCGCTCCGACGTCGCCGCCATCGTCGAGGCGATCATCCGGCTCGACGACGAGACAATGTGA
- a CDS encoding MFS transporter, with product MRRARHPALGDDVEGRLDDPITTSRVGRATRGTGHGDPPRSVAPRRDLLTRRPRGYPSLANVRLYTHRAARPAAPPGPPARPTRPTGPTRLACHPARRDRRPLMDSALRRRRLALLLAFFIPGISMSSWITRTPAIRDILGASTGEMGLVLFGLSIGSMTGILSAGPLVRRFGTRPVTAVGLALMIAGMATIAVGAATSIAVVVAAGLAFFGGGMGSAEIAVNIEGSVVEQIQGRPLLTTLHGCFSLGTVAGAVVGIGLTATDFPVALHLTLVALVTIPAAIWAVHAIPAGTGIKPRAADASTAPRAPLAVWRDARLVLIGLIVLAMALAEGAANDWLPLLMVDGHGFDAASGSLVFAGFAASMTIGRFSGGFFLSRFGRVAVVRASAIFGVIGLALVIFAGNPVLAGLAVVFWGLGTSLGFPVSISAAGDSPHDPAGRVAAVATAGYVAFLVGPPLLGFLGDQYGLRGAMIVVLVFVGAAAFLAPAVRPASALPASRPQAEDDVGAAPE from the coding sequence GTGCGTCGTGCCCGCCACCCCGCGCTCGGCGATGACGTCGAGGGCCGCCTCGATGATCCGATCACGACGTCCCGGGTCGGGCGGGCGACGCGCGGGACTGGACACGGCGACCCTCCTCGATCAGTCGCACCTCGCCGAGATCTTCTCACGCGCCGCCCTCGCGGGTACCCTTCGCTCGCGAATGTACGTTTGTACACTCACCGAGCCGCTCGCCCGGCTGCCCCCCCCGGCCCCCCGGCCCGCCCGACTCGGCCGACCGGCCCGACCCGGCTTGCCTGCCACCCAGCCCGCCGCGACCGAAGGCCTCTCATGGACTCCGCCCTGCGCAGACGCCGCTTAGCCCTGCTCCTCGCCTTCTTCATTCCCGGAATCTCCATGTCGTCCTGGATCACCCGTACGCCCGCGATCCGCGACATCCTCGGCGCGTCGACCGGCGAGATGGGTCTGGTGCTGTTCGGCCTGTCCATCGGATCGATGACGGGCATCCTCAGCGCGGGCCCCCTGGTACGCCGCTTCGGGACTCGGCCGGTCACCGCCGTCGGGCTGGCGCTGATGATCGCGGGCATGGCCACGATCGCGGTCGGCGCGGCGACCTCGATCGCGGTCGTCGTCGCGGCGGGACTCGCGTTCTTCGGCGGCGGGATGGGCTCCGCCGAGATCGCCGTCAACATCGAAGGCTCGGTCGTCGAACAGATCCAGGGCCGTCCGCTGCTGACCACGCTGCACGGCTGTTTCAGCCTCGGCACCGTCGCGGGCGCGGTCGTGGGCATCGGTCTCACCGCGACCGACTTCCCGGTGGCGCTGCACCTGACGCTGGTCGCGCTCGTGACGATCCCGGCCGCGATCTGGGCCGTGCACGCCATTCCGGCGGGCACGGGCATCAAGCCGCGCGCCGCCGACGCGTCCACGGCGCCGAGGGCTCCGCTGGCCGTCTGGCGGGACGCCCGGCTGGTGCTGATCGGGCTCATCGTGCTCGCGATGGCGCTGGCCGAGGGGGCGGCGAACGACTGGCTGCCCCTGCTCATGGTGGACGGGCACGGCTTCGACGCCGCCTCGGGCTCGCTCGTCTTCGCAGGCTTCGCCGCGTCGATGACCATCGGTCGTTTCTCCGGCGGGTTCTTCCTGAGCCGGTTCGGCCGGGTCGCCGTGGTGCGGGCGAGCGCGATCTTCGGCGTGATCGGACTGGCGCTGGTGATCTTCGCGGGAAATCCGGTCCTCGCCGGGCTGGCCGTGGTCTTCTGGGGCCTGGGGACCTCGCTCGGCTTCCCGGTCAGCATCTCGGCGGCAGGCGACTCCCCGCACGATCCGGCCGGTCGGGTCGCTGCCGTGGCCACGGCGGGCTACGTCGCCTTCCTCGTCGGGCCGCCGCTGCTCGGGTTCCTGGGCGATCAGTACGGCCTGCGCGGGGCGATGATCGTCGTCCTGGTCTTCGTGGGCGCCGCTGCCTTCCTCGCCCCGGCCGTGCGTCCCGCGAGTGCCCTGCCCGCGAGCCGACCGCAGGCCGAGGACGACGTCGGGGCGGCGCCGGAGTGA
- a CDS encoding DIP1984 family protein produces the protein MKLGEALAVRAETARRIEQVRARIIDNARYQEGETPAENAADLLAEAEQACAELESLIRRINRTNSATRLGDGTITDALAHRDGLRLRHSVITDAADAAAGRRDRRGGGRQLRSELLFLAALPVAELRAQADRVAQEIRTVDVAIQRSNWEVDLLD, from the coding sequence ATGAAGCTGGGCGAGGCGCTCGCGGTGCGTGCCGAGACGGCCCGCCGGATCGAACAGGTGCGGGCCCGCATCATCGACAACGCCCGTTATCAGGAGGGCGAGACCCCGGCGGAGAATGCGGCCGATCTGCTCGCCGAGGCTGAGCAGGCCTGTGCCGAGCTGGAGTCGCTGATCCGCCGGATTAACCGCACCAACTCCGCGACGCGACTGGGCGACGGCACGATCACCGACGCGCTCGCACACCGCGACGGCCTGCGGCTGCGCCACAGCGTCATCACCGACGCCGCCGATGCGGCAGCCGGGCGGCGGGATCGCCGAGGCGGCGGCCGACAGCTTCGTTCGGAGCTGTTGTTCCTCGCCGCTCTGCCCGTCGCCGAACTGCGGGCACAGGCCGACCGGGTCGCCCAGGAGATCCGCACAGTGGACGTGGCGATCCAGCGCAGCAACTGGGAGGTCGACCTGCTGGACTGA
- a CDS encoding MFS transporter, with translation MPLTASFRTLWAGNAAGNLSDGLMFVALPLIAATLTQDPLLVAGLSTVYAAVRLCVVLPIGALVDRWDRRTILWSTNLIRAVALGGLSVLLLAGFGSIPVLYLAIALVGIVEVAADNAAQAVVPALVSSRDLDRANGRISAAQLIADEFVGPPLGGLLFGIAVALPISVASAFYAVAGLLFLALPRTPRRPRPAARPARGSLWADTMQGARRLAGDRLLGPLAIIGGVTSIAYMAPFAILVVYAADVLDVTPTGYGVILAVSALGGLLGSLVAAPIRARIGYRWTIAGSLLLGAASMAGLAGTTSPWLAAVLLAAYILHAVLWGVCVSSLRQRLVLDRYRGRVNAASKLLGLLGLALGSALGGVLAGVFGLAVPFLASAVLFLGCAVAALLLFRPRSRPLPTAVG, from the coding sequence ATGCCGTTGACCGCGTCGTTTCGCACGCTGTGGGCCGGAAACGCCGCGGGCAACCTCAGCGACGGACTGATGTTCGTCGCGCTGCCGTTGATCGCCGCGACGCTGACCCAGGACCCGCTGCTGGTGGCCGGTCTGTCGACGGTCTACGCGGCCGTCCGGCTCTGCGTCGTCCTGCCGATCGGGGCGCTGGTCGATCGGTGGGACCGCCGGACGATCCTGTGGTCAACCAATCTGATCCGGGCCGTCGCGCTGGGCGGGCTGTCCGTCCTGCTGCTCGCCGGGTTCGGCTCGATCCCGGTGCTGTATCTGGCGATCGCGCTGGTGGGCATCGTGGAGGTCGCGGCGGACAACGCGGCGCAGGCGGTCGTGCCCGCGCTGGTCTCCTCCCGAGACCTCGACCGCGCCAACGGCCGCATCTCGGCGGCACAGCTCATCGCCGACGAGTTCGTCGGGCCGCCGCTGGGCGGGCTGCTGTTCGGTATCGCGGTGGCGCTGCCGATCTCAGTGGCCAGCGCGTTCTACGCGGTGGCCGGGCTCCTCTTCCTGGCGCTGCCCCGGACACCGCGTCGGCCGCGCCCGGCGGCACGGCCCGCTCGCGGCTCGCTCTGGGCCGACACGATGCAGGGCGCGCGCAGGCTGGCGGGCGACCGACTCCTCGGCCCGCTCGCGATCATCGGCGGGGTGACGAGCATCGCCTACATGGCGCCCTTCGCGATCCTGGTGGTCTACGCGGCGGACGTACTCGACGTGACGCCCACCGGTTACGGCGTGATCCTGGCCGTCTCCGCGCTCGGGGGCCTGCTCGGCTCCCTCGTCGCCGCGCCGATCCGGGCCCGGATCGGCTACCGATGGACGATCGCCGGAAGCCTGCTGCTCGGCGCGGCCTCGATGGCGGGGCTGGCCGGGACGACGTCACCCTGGCTCGCGGCGGTGCTGCTGGCCGCGTACATCCTGCATGCCGTGCTGTGGGGAGTCTGCGTCAGCTCGCTGCGGCAACGGCTCGTGCTCGACCGTTACCGGGGCCGCGTCAACGCGGCATCCAAGCTGCTGGGACTCCTCGGTCTGGCGCTGGGCAGCGCGCTCGGCGGCGTCCTCGCGGGCGTCTTCGGGCTCGCCGTGCCCTTCCTCGCGAGCGCGGTGCTCTTCCTGGGCTGCGCGGTGGCGGCGCTGCTGCTCTTCCGGCCTCGGTCCCGACCTCTGCCGACGGCCGTCGGCTAG
- a CDS encoding Gfo/Idh/MocA family oxidoreductase gives MSHRRYVVCGLSNRGLASFVRPLLGARGGSDSVLGFGAGDEDFSAHGDLVGIVDPDAARVAAFNDSLLPAGHPPVPRFAPDRFDEMVRQTSPDVVIVTAPDHTHVDYIVAALERGIDVVAEKPMVSTAAQAARVLAAEKASSATVLVTHNLRYTQRHRQIKKLIRAGAVGRPTHVTLDYHVDVRHGASYFLRWNRRREYSGGLSVHKSTHHLDLVSWWLDDTPEQVFALGGRNYYGPDSPHRPRDAEGQPYEGAQLRAHDPYYQAQLGSGAFHADAESDRLGLFGLGYAHQYPAGRDLYLYDEEIDIEDTYSALLAYRRGASLAYTIDFSSPWEGYRLVVNGTHGQLETTTGRLPGGEPLPGSSVITHRPLFGPPSTIDVDTVSGGHEGADPLLRHDVFVGPTRESVELGLVASAEEGASAVAAGEAVWRSIAERRPIAPAELLRTAG, from the coding sequence GTGTCCCACCGGAGATACGTCGTCTGCGGCCTGTCCAACCGAGGCCTGGCCAGCTTCGTCCGACCCCTGCTCGGCGCGAGGGGAGGCAGCGACTCCGTCCTCGGCTTCGGCGCGGGCGACGAGGACTTCTCCGCGCACGGCGACCTGGTGGGCATCGTCGACCCCGACGCCGCTCGCGTGGCGGCCTTCAACGACTCCCTGCTGCCCGCCGGTCATCCGCCCGTACCGAGGTTCGCCCCGGACCGCTTCGACGAGATGGTGCGGCAGACCTCGCCCGACGTCGTCATCGTCACGGCACCGGACCACACCCACGTCGACTACATCGTGGCCGCGCTGGAACGGGGGATCGACGTCGTCGCGGAGAAGCCGATGGTCTCCACCGCCGCCCAGGCCGCGCGGGTTCTCGCGGCCGAGAAGGCGTCGTCCGCGACTGTCCTGGTCACCCACAACCTGCGCTACACCCAGCGGCATCGGCAGATCAAGAAGCTGATCCGCGCGGGCGCGGTGGGCAGACCGACCCACGTGACCCTGGACTACCACGTCGACGTCCGCCACGGAGCCAGCTACTTCCTGCGCTGGAACCGGCGCCGCGAGTACTCCGGCGGGCTCTCGGTGCACAAGAGCACCCACCATCTGGACCTGGTGTCCTGGTGGCTCGACGACACCCCCGAGCAGGTCTTCGCCCTCGGCGGGCGCAACTACTACGGGCCGGACAGCCCGCACCGGCCTCGGGACGCCGAGGGCCAGCCGTACGAGGGGGCGCAGCTGCGGGCACACGACCCCTACTACCAGGCCCAACTCGGCAGCGGCGCCTTCCACGCCGACGCCGAGTCGGACCGGCTCGGACTCTTCGGCCTCGGCTACGCCCACCAGTACCCGGCGGGCCGCGATCTCTACCTGTACGACGAGGAGATCGACATCGAGGACACCTACAGCGCGCTGCTCGCCTACCGGCGCGGGGCCAGCCTCGCCTACACGATCGACTTCTCCTCGCCATGGGAGGGATATCGGCTGGTCGTCAACGGCACCCACGGACAGCTGGAGACCACCACGGGACGGCTGCCCGGCGGCGAGCCGCTGCCGGGGTCCTCGGTCATCACCCACCGCCCGCTCTTCGGCCCGCCCTCGACGATCGACGTCGACACCGTGAGCGGCGGACATGAGGGCGCCGATCCGCTGCTGCGCCACGACGTCTTCGTCGGCCCGACCCGCGAGTCCGTCGAGCTGGGCCTGGTGGCCTCCGCCGAGGAGGGCGCCTCGGCGGTCGCAGCGGGCGAGGCGGTGTGGCGTTCGATCGCCGAGCGACGCCCGATCGCCCCTGCGGAGCTGCTGCGCACGGCGGGATAG
- a CDS encoding alpha/beta hydrolase family protein, with protein MTDLGFRPNLDGYHDASLDLLRQVYARTERRIDEWRAVTDGVATPADVAAYQERVRAAVHRGVGGLPVSEHPLGVRWLGSVDAESCRIDRLTFESLPGVVVPATLYRPAETGLVDAAEPTTAGGTATARRPAILVTCGHSDLAKADPEYQHVCRSLAAAGFVVLIFDPFGQGERHGYLRPDGTAAVAPGTAEHTYAGVQSWWLGQSAARYFVHDARRAVDLLASLPEVDPARIGVTGNSGGGMLCTLLMAVEPRIAAAAPGTYVCGRRGYLWSGQRQDAEQILLGGTEAGVDHDDLLAVMAPRPVCVLAAEYDFFPYEATVESVARARRIYDLLGAAEALRLVTAPTTHRYGSQLAAAAVAFFTEVLSAPATDTAREGAPGRGRDDETRPRDSRPEVTSTDPAPLPTPTAVLPPASLRCTDSGQLALEPGGAARLLPDLTRTTAPAQAMPLADEQVRDWLTARVQAHRDVPPRPQTRWLPGPEGTDHVFWRAERDLWGAGVVLPARPDTPGPLHVVLLHEGTAELTADHPVTRLAGLVVVVDVRGQGALAVHDRDGLPAEDQASAVYKLGCDLLWLDDSLAAARTFDVLRAVDVLRREEPLRRRHPRLTEHSPVHLHGYGLGAFHALLAAVVDPAVASVTVTDPIVDTDRIRTERLHDEGRGGWQALVPGLAGIASTRRLERMLGDRLRTADR; from the coding sequence ATGACTGATCTCGGGTTCAGACCCAACCTGGACGGGTATCACGACGCCTCGTTGGACCTGCTACGCCAGGTGTACGCCCGCACCGAGCGCCGCATCGACGAGTGGCGGGCGGTCACCGACGGCGTCGCCACGCCCGCCGACGTCGCCGCGTATCAGGAGCGGGTGCGTGCGGCCGTCCACCGAGGCGTCGGCGGACTGCCCGTCTCCGAGCATCCGCTCGGCGTCCGGTGGCTCGGCTCCGTCGACGCCGAGTCGTGTCGCATCGACCGGCTGACCTTCGAGAGCCTGCCGGGCGTCGTGGTCCCCGCCACCCTGTACCGCCCCGCCGAGACCGGGCTCGTCGATGCGGCCGAGCCGACGACCGCAGGCGGGACCGCGACGGCCCGCAGGCCCGCGATCCTCGTCACCTGCGGTCACAGCGATCTCGCCAAGGCCGATCCCGAATATCAGCACGTCTGCCGCAGCCTGGCCGCCGCGGGATTCGTCGTTCTGATCTTCGACCCGTTCGGGCAGGGCGAGCGCCACGGATACCTGCGACCGGACGGCACCGCCGCCGTCGCGCCGGGCACCGCCGAGCACACCTATGCGGGGGTGCAGAGCTGGTGGCTCGGCCAGTCGGCCGCCCGCTACTTCGTCCACGACGCCCGCCGCGCCGTCGATCTGCTCGCCTCGCTGCCCGAGGTCGATCCCGCGCGCATCGGCGTGACGGGCAACAGCGGCGGCGGAATGCTGTGCACGCTTCTGATGGCCGTGGAACCCCGGATCGCGGCGGCGGCGCCCGGCACCTACGTCTGCGGCAGGCGGGGCTATCTGTGGTCCGGCCAGCGGCAGGACGCCGAGCAGATCCTGCTCGGCGGCACCGAGGCGGGCGTCGACCACGACGACCTGCTGGCGGTCATGGCGCCTCGGCCCGTGTGCGTGCTGGCCGCCGAGTACGACTTCTTCCCCTACGAGGCGACCGTGGAGTCGGTGGCCCGCGCCCGGCGGATCTACGATCTTCTCGGTGCGGCCGAGGCGTTGCGGCTGGTCACGGCGCCGACGACGCACCGGTACGGGTCGCAGCTGGCGGCAGCGGCCGTGGCGTTCTTCACCGAGGTGCTGTCGGCTCCGGCGACGGACACCGCACGGGAGGGCGCACCCGGGCGGGGCCGCGACGACGAGACCCGGCCCCGCGACTCCCGGCCCGAGGTCACCTCGACGGACCCCGCACCGCTCCCCACACCCACCGCCGTCCTGCCGCCGGCGTCGCTGCGCTGCACGGACAGCGGGCAACTCGCACTGGAGCCGGGCGGCGCTGCTCGGCTCCTGCCCGATCTGACGCGGACCACGGCACCGGCGCAGGCCATGCCGCTCGCCGACGAGCAGGTACGCGACTGGCTCACCGCCAGGGTGCAGGCGCACCGCGACGTGCCGCCCCGACCGCAGACCCGGTGGCTGCCCGGCCCCGAGGGCACCGACCACGTCTTCTGGCGAGCGGAGCGAGACCTCTGGGGTGCGGGGGTGGTACTACCGGCCCGGCCCGACACGCCGGGGCCGCTGCACGTGGTGCTGCTGCACGAGGGCACCGCCGAACTCACCGCCGACCATCCGGTGACGAGGCTGGCCGGCCTGGTCGTCGTCGTCGACGTGCGCGGACAGGGTGCGCTCGCCGTCCACGACCGGGACGGCCTGCCCGCCGAGGATCAGGCGAGCGCGGTCTACAAGCTCGGCTGCGACCTGCTGTGGCTCGACGACAGTCTGGCCGCCGCCCGCACCTTCGACGTGCTGCGGGCCGTCGACGTGCTGCGGAGGGAGGAGCCGTTGCGCCGCAGACATCCCCGACTCACCGAACACAGTCCCGTCCACCTGCACGGCTACGGCCTCGGCGCCTTTCATGCCCTGCTGGCGGCCGTGGTCGATCCCGCCGTCGCCTCCGTGACCGTGACCGACCCGATCGTCGACACCGACCGCATCCGCACCGAGCGCCTGCACGACGAGGGGCGCGGCGGGTGGCAGGCCCTCGTGCCCGGCCTGGCCGGGATCGCCTCGACCCGCAGGCTGGAGCGAATGCTCGGCGACCGGCTGCGGACGGCCGACCGATGA
- a CDS encoding SGNH/GDSL hydrolase family protein, protein MSVDGRRIRTALAHGTPLDWVFTGDSIVAAVHWTGVERGYVELFTEWLRYTSARRADVVINTAVSGWRIPALRAALDHAVLRFSPDVVVIGLGTNDAREGAVGLADFRRDYGAVIQRIHEQGGAVVLQTPPGVSSSAVQAPSIAAYAAAVRALAAEHGCLLVDHHATWTAPTARLDEWLADPIHPGGAGHRVLADTLIDTLRSGGPSGADQAADSAPSGR, encoded by the coding sequence ATGAGCGTGGACGGGCGACGCATCAGGACCGCGCTGGCGCACGGCACGCCGCTGGACTGGGTCTTCACCGGAGACAGCATCGTCGCCGCCGTCCACTGGACGGGAGTCGAACGCGGCTATGTCGAGTTGTTCACCGAGTGGCTCCGGTACACGTCGGCGCGCCGTGCCGACGTGGTGATCAACACGGCCGTCAGCGGCTGGCGGATTCCCGCGCTGCGCGCGGCCCTGGACCACGCCGTGCTGCGGTTCTCCCCCGACGTCGTCGTCATCGGCCTCGGCACCAACGACGCCAGGGAGGGCGCGGTCGGACTCGCGGACTTCCGCCGGGACTACGGCGCGGTCATCCAGCGCATCCACGAACAGGGCGGCGCCGTGGTACTCCAGACGCCGCCCGGCGTGTCGTCCTCGGCGGTGCAGGCCCCGTCGATCGCGGCCTACGCGGCGGCCGTGCGCGCGCTCGCCGCCGAGCACGGCTGCCTGCTGGTCGACCACCACGCGACCTGGACGGCCCCGACCGCGCGTCTCGACGAGTGGCTGGCCGATCCGATCCACCCCGGTGGAGCGGGCCATCGCGTGCTGGCCGACACCCTGATCGACACGCTCCGGTCCGGGGGGCCGTCCGGCGCCGATCAGGCCGCCGACTCCGCTCCGTCGGGCCGATAG